The following are encoded together in the Deltaproteobacteria bacterium genome:
- a CDS encoding glycosyl transferase: protein MSEFHQEGSITTIHGFYDLFDPEQQLARLERKLERFSRHMCISLLLPSLFDEIHMPKVLDNIIDQINQVNYLCSVVVALGGAKEKAEFRQAKEYFYRLKKDDREVKVVWVDGPRIGKIFKKLQEQKIPVGVPGKGQSVWITLGYLFASEVSDVIALHDCDIVTYDRLLLGRLIEPTANPNNDFEFCKGYYARISPTEMEMKGRTMRLFVAPFVESLVSIMDDRRHAVLEQFFRYHRTFRYPLAGEFSFLTRLARAINLAYDWGLEVSTLSEVYNRLTPKKIAQIDLCKNYEHKHQALSEEDASHGLHRMVVDIAKFYLNYMRSHGMPVDNAFIDMVQHTYYNTALSFVKSYSDDAESNDLVYDRHQEELTVRYFRDFLSTAWDQAMEEKDGTQIPSWNRVIYSVPDIYEDLLVAVERDNA, encoded by the coding sequence ATGAGTGAATTTCATCAGGAAGGTTCTATTACCACCATTCACGGGTTTTACGATCTTTTTGACCCTGAACAGCAACTGGCCCGACTGGAAAGGAAATTAGAGAGATTTTCCAGACACATGTGCATCAGCCTTCTTCTGCCCTCCCTTTTCGATGAAATACATATGCCCAAGGTCCTGGATAACATCATCGATCAGATCAACCAGGTGAATTACTTGTGTTCCGTGGTGGTGGCGCTGGGGGGGGCCAAAGAAAAAGCCGAGTTCAGACAAGCCAAAGAGTACTTCTACAGACTCAAAAAGGACGATCGCGAGGTAAAGGTAGTCTGGGTGGACGGGCCTAGAATCGGTAAGATCTTTAAGAAACTGCAGGAACAAAAGATCCCCGTTGGAGTGCCTGGAAAAGGTCAGTCCGTGTGGATTACCCTGGGATATCTATTTGCCAGCGAAGTCTCTGATGTGATTGCCTTGCACGACTGCGACATCGTCACCTACGATCGTCTGCTTCTCGGCCGTCTCATTGAACCCACGGCCAACCCCAACAACGACTTTGAGTTTTGTAAAGGCTATTATGCCCGCATTTCACCCACCGAGATGGAGATGAAGGGAAGAACCATGCGGCTTTTCGTGGCCCCTTTTGTCGAATCTCTTGTCAGCATCATGGATGATCGCCGCCATGCCGTGCTGGAACAGTTTTTTCGTTATCATCGTACCTTTCGTTATCCGCTGGCTGGGGAGTTCAGCTTTCTGACCCGCCTTGCGCGGGCCATAAACTTGGCCTACGACTGGGGCCTTGAGGTGAGTACTCTATCTGAAGTCTATAATCGTCTGACGCCAAAGAAGATTGCCCAGATCGACCTTTGCAAAAACTACGAGCACAAACACCAGGCGCTTTCCGAAGAGGATGCCAGCCATGGCCTCCATCGTATGGTCGTGGACATCGCTAAATTCTATTTGAACTACATGCGATCACACGGAATGCCCGTTGATAACGCTTTTATCGACATGGTTCAGCATACCTATTACAACACGGCCTTGAGCTTTGTGAAAAGTTACAGCGACGATGCCGAGTCGAACGACCTGGTATATGACAGGCACCAGGAAGAACTCACCGTCCGATACTTCAGAGATTTTCTCTCCACTGCCTGGGACCAGGCAATGGAAGAAAAGGATGGCACGCAGATTCCGTCGTGGAACCGGGTCATCTACTCTGTGCCAGATATCTATGAAGATCTGCTGGTGGCTGTGGAAAGGGACAATGCATAA
- the glgA gene encoding glycogen synthase GlgA — MDESLKVWFLAPEVAPFAKTGGLADVAGSLPSAVRRLGIDVRVGLPLYRTVKEGNFSIKKVLQGLEVPLGDKTLPCDVLETRTSEGILVYFFDREDLFDRANLYGNQDGDYPDNLERFAYFSRAALVFAKESGFCFDVAHCHDWQTGLIPAYLKTICRTDPFFSQAASVFTIHNVGYQGLFPADSLSACGLPPSEFHAEGVEYWGKISLLKAGIAYTNAITAVSPRYSREIQTSEFGMGMDGILRNRSVDLYGILNGVDYSAWDPAMDMHISVHYSVGNMKGKGACKAALVHEMGLDERILDRPVLAVISRLTVQKGYDLLLEVAEDVIGMDAGLVILAAGEKKYQQPLDALAQEHHRRMAVRIGFDDPLAHRIMAGSDMLLVPSRYEPCGLTQIYALKYGTMPIVRATGGLDDTICQFDPKSGEGTGFKFTEYDAMAFLDQIKAALNAYHDRRTWRKVVKNGMNADFSWEESARKYVSLYQQIAGKGASHGQKV; from the coding sequence ATGGATGAGTCTCTGAAAGTCTGGTTTCTTGCGCCCGAAGTTGCTCCATTTGCCAAAACCGGTGGCCTGGCCGATGTGGCAGGCTCGTTGCCAAGCGCCGTCAGAAGGCTGGGCATTGATGTGAGGGTCGGGCTTCCGCTTTATCGGACGGTAAAGGAAGGCAACTTCTCCATAAAAAAGGTTCTTCAGGGACTTGAAGTCCCATTAGGGGACAAGACACTTCCATGCGATGTGCTGGAGACAAGGACAAGTGAGGGGATCCTTGTCTATTTCTTCGACAGGGAAGATCTTTTTGACAGGGCCAACTTGTACGGAAATCAGGATGGCGATTATCCTGACAACCTGGAACGGTTTGCCTATTTCAGCCGCGCTGCCCTGGTTTTTGCAAAAGAGTCCGGGTTTTGTTTCGATGTGGCTCATTGTCACGATTGGCAAACCGGACTGATCCCAGCATATCTGAAAACCATCTGTCGGACAGATCCTTTTTTCTCTCAAGCCGCTTCAGTTTTTACGATTCACAACGTGGGTTATCAGGGGCTCTTTCCTGCTGACAGTCTTTCCGCCTGCGGCCTTCCCCCCAGTGAGTTCCATGCCGAAGGAGTTGAATACTGGGGAAAGATAAGCCTCTTGAAGGCAGGTATTGCATATACAAATGCAATAACTGCTGTCAGCCCCAGATACAGTCGGGAAATCCAGACGTCTGAATTCGGTATGGGCATGGACGGGATACTTCGAAACAGATCCGTTGACCTCTATGGTATCTTAAACGGAGTAGACTACAGCGCATGGGACCCTGCCATGGATATGCATATCAGCGTTCATTACAGCGTCGGCAACATGAAAGGCAAAGGGGCCTGCAAGGCTGCCCTTGTTCATGAGATGGGCCTTGATGAGCGCATCCTTGATCGGCCGGTGCTTGCGGTGATCTCCCGCCTTACCGTGCAGAAAGGCTATGATCTGCTGCTGGAGGTCGCAGAAGATGTGATCGGCATGGATGCAGGACTGGTGATACTTGCTGCAGGCGAGAAAAAGTATCAGCAGCCACTGGACGCACTGGCGCAAGAGCATCATAGAAGGATGGCGGTCAGGATAGGGTTTGATGATCCACTTGCGCACCGCATCATGGCGGGCTCTGACATGCTCCTGGTGCCTTCTCGCTATGAGCCGTGCGGGCTAACGCAGATCTACGCTTTGAAGTACGGAACAATGCCCATTGTCCGGGCCACGGGAGGCCTTGATGATACGATCTGCCAGTTTGATCCCAAGTCAGGAGAGGGAACCGGGTTTAAGTTTACCGAATACGACGCAATGGCCTTTTTGGATCAGATTAAGGCAGCCCTGAATGCCTATCATGACAGGAGAACCTGGAGGAAGGTGGTCAAAAATGGCATGAACGCGGACTTTTCCTGGGAAGAATCAGCCCGAAAATACGTCTCCCTATACCAACAGATTGCCGGAAAAGGAGCCTCACATGGCCAGAAAGTTTAA
- a CDS encoding AAA family ATPase codes for MARKFKEVPAKNLRLHIDPKSLKFDSTAELCPAGRGVVGQHRAIEALKFGIGMNDPEYNIYVAGSTDTGATYIARAFLEEVARKKPPPPDWCYVYNFKEPDKPKGLRLASGRGKKLKKAMDDLVGVLKSDVPTAFAADEYRYKEQVLSKEFENKRRKVVDALRDKVEAKGFLLQLDSQGVSIIPGKNGKIIPPEELAKFSAEEKKALRNRGDQLSVEMNQSMTEIGKLEADYLERRKKLDEDVALSIVGKGMQGAFVRFKNHVQVLEYLERVKKDIVEHIGDFRKGSEEKSVQVPVPGMAWSPAINKYSVNVLIDNSETTGAPVVYTSNPTYPALFGRVEKEAVFGALVTDFTMIKPGALHEANGGYLVLKSTEILKWYFAWEALKRAVRTKEVKIEDVSEMYGFMTTKTLKPEPIPLDVKLVVTGDPYLYELLYIYDDRFKQMFKIKAHLDDQTDRNKTSVGQCIECMARFCEEESLKHLDRTGIGRLIEYSLEVAGNKDKVTLRLGAIGDIIKEANYWAAQEKAEHINTTHVEKAIEKKKYRANLVEERVQDLIKKDILWVETDGCKVGQVNGLSILQTGDHVFGKPGRVTANVSMGKEGVITIDRESRLSGKLHTKGVIILSSYLRERFAQDRPLTLTASLCFEQTYGMVDGDSASATELFALLSAIADVPIAQGIAATGSVSQKGEIQPVGGVTRKIEGFFDICNHKGLTGKQGVIMPKKSVKDLMLKKEVVEAVKKGKFHIYPIKTIEEGVEILTGMRAGKRRKDGAYTKGTLFRLVDDRLRGLAERARDFAKEKQEK; via the coding sequence ATGGCCAGAAAGTTTAAGGAAGTGCCGGCAAAAAACCTCCGGCTTCACATTGATCCCAAAAGCCTCAAATTTGATTCAACGGCCGAGCTTTGTCCTGCCGGCCGCGGCGTGGTGGGCCAGCATCGGGCCATCGAGGCCTTAAAGTTCGGCATTGGCATGAATGATCCTGAGTACAATATCTACGTGGCGGGAAGCACCGACACAGGCGCCACGTACATTGCCAGGGCTTTTTTAGAAGAAGTCGCCCGGAAAAAGCCACCACCACCTGACTGGTGTTATGTATACAACTTCAAAGAACCGGACAAACCGAAGGGGTTGAGACTGGCCAGCGGTCGAGGAAAAAAGCTCAAGAAGGCCATGGATGATCTTGTCGGGGTCTTAAAAAGCGATGTCCCGACAGCTTTTGCCGCTGATGAGTACCGGTACAAGGAACAGGTTCTCAGCAAGGAATTTGAGAATAAACGCCGCAAAGTTGTTGACGCCTTAAGGGACAAGGTGGAGGCCAAAGGCTTTCTGCTGCAACTGGATTCTCAAGGGGTCTCCATCATACCAGGCAAGAACGGCAAAATTATCCCTCCGGAGGAATTGGCCAAGTTCTCTGCCGAGGAAAAAAAAGCCTTGCGAAACAGGGGCGACCAACTGTCGGTGGAGATGAATCAGTCCATGACCGAGATCGGCAAGCTTGAGGCTGACTACCTTGAACGCCGCAAGAAGTTGGATGAAGATGTTGCGCTGTCGATTGTGGGAAAAGGGATGCAGGGCGCCTTTGTGAGATTCAAGAACCATGTTCAGGTCCTTGAATATCTTGAGAGGGTAAAAAAAGACATTGTCGAGCACATAGGGGATTTTCGTAAGGGCTCGGAGGAAAAATCTGTCCAGGTGCCTGTGCCAGGGATGGCCTGGTCCCCTGCCATAAACAAATACAGTGTGAACGTATTGATTGACAACTCTGAAACCACGGGCGCCCCTGTTGTCTACACTTCAAACCCGACCTATCCGGCCCTTTTTGGAAGGGTAGAAAAGGAGGCTGTTTTTGGCGCCCTGGTCACTGACTTTACAATGATCAAACCCGGCGCCCTGCACGAAGCCAACGGGGGATATTTGGTGTTGAAGTCTACGGAAATCCTGAAATGGTACTTTGCCTGGGAGGCCCTTAAGCGGGCTGTAAGGACCAAGGAAGTGAAGATTGAAGATGTGAGTGAGATGTATGGGTTTATGACCACCAAGACCTTAAAGCCCGAGCCCATACCCCTTGACGTTAAGCTCGTGGTTACTGGTGATCCGTATCTATATGAACTCCTCTACATTTACGATGATCGCTTCAAGCAGATGTTTAAGATCAAGGCCCACCTGGACGACCAGACGGATCGGAACAAAACGAGCGTCGGCCAATGCATTGAGTGCATGGCAAGGTTTTGCGAAGAAGAAAGCCTCAAGCATTTGGATCGGACTGGAATCGGCCGACTCATTGAATACAGCCTGGAAGTGGCCGGCAACAAAGACAAGGTGACCCTCAGGCTTGGCGCCATCGGAGACATTATCAAGGAGGCCAATTACTGGGCCGCTCAGGAGAAGGCGGAGCATATCAATACTACCCACGTGGAAAAGGCCATCGAGAAAAAGAAGTACCGGGCAAACCTGGTGGAAGAGCGGGTGCAGGATCTGATAAAGAAAGACATCTTGTGGGTTGAGACAGACGGCTGCAAGGTGGGCCAGGTCAACGGCCTGAGCATCCTGCAGACCGGTGACCATGTATTTGGAAAGCCTGGCCGGGTCACCGCTAATGTCTCCATGGGAAAAGAAGGTGTCATCACCATCGATCGAGAGTCACGGTTGAGCGGGAAGCTCCACACCAAAGGTGTTATTATCCTGAGCAGTTACCTGCGGGAGCGCTTTGCCCAGGACAGGCCCTTGACGCTCACAGCAAGCCTCTGTTTTGAGCAAACCTATGGCATGGTCGACGGCGACAGCGCATCGGCCACGGAGTTGTTTGCCCTGCTTTCTGCTATTGCAGATGTGCCTATTGCTCAAGGCATTGCCGCGACCGGTTCCGTTAGTCAGAAAGGAGAAATACAGCCCGTAGGCGGTGTTACACGCAAGATAGAAGGATTTTTTGACATCTGTAACCACAAGGGCCTGACCGGAAAACAAGGCGTCATCATGCCCAAAAAGAGTGTCAAAGATCTCATGCTAAAGAAAGAAGTCGTGGAAGCGGTCAAAAAAGGCAAGTTTCACATATATCCCATCAAGACCATTGAAGAAGGCGTTGAGATCCTGACAGGGATGAGAGCAGGTAAAAGGCGGAAAGACGGTGCGTACACAAAAGGAACGCTTTTCCGGCTGGTCGATGATCGTCTCAGGGGGTTGGCTGAAAGGGCAAGGGACTTTGCCAAGGAGAAGCAGGAGAAATAG